In a genomic window of Diabrotica undecimpunctata isolate CICGRU chromosome 2, icDiaUnde3, whole genome shotgun sequence:
- the LOC140433403 gene encoding uncharacterized protein: protein MMNSAKTSVYYCCVCRKNSRDHNNLNLSFFRFPKDENRFAEWKKIVQCEKLAMYSAQYCYDHFRICSLHFEEPAFAGMLKSRLKKNAKPSIHLVRLNIPVQGTPVEKLQTFASTPESLTYRIEGMHIFLKLIVGYLWEIVSFGHEFGR from the exons ATGATGAATTCAGCTAAAACAAGTGTTTATTATTGCTGTGTATGTAGAAAAAATTCCAGGGACCATAACAACTTGAACTTGAGTTTCTTCAGGTTTCCCAAGGATGAAAATCG GTTTGCAGAATGGAAGAAAATTGTTCAATGTGAAAAACTTGCCATGTACAGTGCTCAATATTGTTATGATCACTTTAGAATATGCAGTTTACATTTTGAGGAACCTGCCTTTGCAGGAATGCTTAAAAGCAGGTTGAAAAAAAACGCAAAACCATCTATTCATCTTGTGAGATTAAACATTCCAGTTCAAG gcACACCTGTGGAGAAGTTACAAACATTTGCGAGTACTCCGGAATCATTGACATATAGAATTGAAGGtatgcatatatttttaaaactaattgtTGGATATTTGTGGGAAATTGTAAGTTTTGGCCATGAATTTGGTAGATAA